A portion of the Acidisarcina polymorpha genome contains these proteins:
- a CDS encoding ATP-binding protein, with the protein MRVVVRPNGQRFAEACECRQTRKLSYAFGRSRIPPKYEEATLESYDIKGPATDASLQMAQIVAKRFADDYPAMMTPGRGLMFSGSSGLGKTHLAVGILKVLVLEKGCNGLFCYYQQLLKDIQNSWNPLTSTTELQVLEPVFNAEVLVLDDLGSVKPTDWVWDTVAMVLNTRYNQKRVTIVTTNFENLPSGGAGGGLTLGDRIGDRMRSRLLEMCREVKMQGADYRETLGREENNASKFGKMTKRN; encoded by the coding sequence ATGCGGGTGGTGGTGCGTCCAAACGGCCAGCGATTCGCGGAGGCGTGCGAATGCCGGCAGACACGTAAGCTGAGCTACGCCTTCGGCCGTTCCAGGATCCCGCCCAAGTACGAGGAGGCGACCCTCGAGTCGTACGACATCAAGGGTCCCGCGACCGATGCATCGCTGCAAATGGCGCAGATCGTCGCCAAGCGCTTCGCCGATGACTATCCCGCGATGATGACTCCGGGCAGGGGGCTCATGTTCTCTGGCTCGTCCGGACTGGGCAAAACCCATTTGGCAGTGGGCATCCTGAAGGTGTTGGTTCTGGAAAAAGGCTGCAACGGGCTTTTCTGCTATTACCAGCAGTTGTTGAAAGACATTCAGAACTCCTGGAACCCGCTGACGTCTACGACCGAGCTGCAGGTGCTGGAGCCGGTCTTCAACGCGGAAGTCCTGGTGCTTGACGATTTAGGTTCGGTGAAGCCGACCGACTGGGTGTGGGATACGGTCGCCATGGTGCTCAACACCCGCTATAACCAGAAACGGGTCACCATTGTGACTACCAACTTCGAGAATCTTCCGTCCGGAGGCGCCGGCGGCGGGCTGACGCTAGGCGACAGGATCGGAGACCGCATGCGTTCGCGTTTGCTCGAGATGTGCAGGGAGGTGAAGATGCAAGGCGCGGACTATCGGGAGACACTAGGGCGCGAGGAGAACAACGCTTCGAAATTCGGCAAAATGACGAAGCGGAATTAG
- the rpmE gene encoding 50S ribosomal protein L31, whose translation MPKEGIHPSYNEIRVMCACGSNFATRSTHKGDIHVEICSQCHPFFTGKQKLVDTAGRVERFRRKYAASDAGKAVAAK comes from the coding sequence ATGCCAAAAGAGGGGATTCACCCAAGCTATAACGAAATTCGCGTCATGTGCGCCTGCGGCTCGAACTTCGCTACCCGTTCGACCCATAAGGGCGACATTCACGTCGAAATCTGCTCGCAATGCCATCCGTTTTTCACCGGCAAGCAGAAGCTGGTCGACACTGCCGGTCGCGTAGAACGCTTCCGCCGCAAATACGCCGCATCGGATGCTGGCAAAGCGGTTGCCGCCAAGTAA
- a CDS encoding tRNA dihydrouridine synthase, whose product MKKDWDNPLEHLMPEHARVPASFDIGGVAIAPATVLAPMAGVTDTVFRRFIRNASLFTTPAPQVGEAKLDLSSVSDATSVDAEITNQQSGCGLIMTEFTSADGLARMRESKRKRYLTFYEDEHPIAAQLFGSNPATLADAARIVEDTGFDIVDLNLGCPAKRVVACNGGSGLLRDLPLIGKIFESIRAAVTIPFTVKFRLGWSDEQIICVELARLAEESGLNAVALHARTREQGYSGQARWEHIAAVKDAVSIPVIGNGDIRTPEDAVAMVAQTGCDAVMIGRAAPSNPWIFRQIAQYTALGRYDQPTELDRYRIIRAYFRMLLETASEAGDDGEGQGTGYEGRNYAPGKMKQFASWFTHGVPGGGALRKAIYECKSGPAVLDAVEDFFSNRLTDGITATEADAIDQPVFAECSW is encoded by the coding sequence ATGAAGAAGGACTGGGACAACCCGCTCGAGCACTTAATGCCAGAGCACGCGCGCGTCCCCGCCTCCTTCGACATCGGTGGTGTCGCGATCGCTCCGGCGACCGTTCTCGCGCCCATGGCTGGAGTTACCGACACCGTCTTTCGCCGCTTCATCCGCAATGCCAGCCTGTTTACAACGCCCGCTCCCCAAGTCGGTGAGGCCAAACTGGACTTGTCTTCGGTTTCGGACGCAACCAGCGTTGACGCCGAGATTACCAACCAGCAGTCGGGCTGCGGATTGATCATGACCGAGTTCACCTCGGCGGATGGTCTAGCCCGAATGCGCGAATCAAAACGCAAACGCTATCTCACCTTCTACGAAGACGAACACCCGATTGCCGCACAACTCTTCGGCTCGAACCCAGCCACGCTTGCCGACGCCGCACGGATCGTCGAGGACACCGGCTTCGATATCGTGGACTTGAATCTCGGCTGCCCGGCCAAGCGGGTCGTCGCCTGCAACGGAGGCAGCGGGCTGCTCCGCGACCTGCCGCTGATTGGGAAGATCTTCGAGTCGATCCGGGCTGCCGTCACGATTCCCTTCACCGTCAAGTTTCGTCTCGGGTGGAGCGATGAGCAAATCATCTGCGTTGAGCTTGCCCGTCTGGCGGAGGAATCCGGGCTCAATGCGGTCGCGCTTCACGCCCGCACCCGGGAACAGGGCTACTCCGGCCAGGCACGCTGGGAGCACATCGCCGCCGTGAAAGACGCTGTCTCCATTCCGGTCATCGGCAACGGAGACATCCGCACCCCCGAAGACGCCGTAGCCATGGTCGCCCAAACCGGTTGCGACGCGGTGATGATCGGCCGCGCTGCTCCGTCGAATCCGTGGATCTTTCGCCAGATCGCGCAATACACCGCCCTCGGGCGCTACGATCAGCCGACGGAGCTGGACCGTTATCGCATCATTCGTGCCTATTTTCGGATGCTGCTCGAAACCGCCTCCGAAGCGGGCGACGATGGCGAAGGTCAAGGCACCGGCTACGAGGGCCGCAACTACGCCCCCGGCAAGATGAAGCAGTTCGCCTCCTGGTTCACTCATGGAGTGCCCGGTGGAGGCGCGCTTCGCAAGGCTATCTACGAATGCAAGTCAGGCCCTGCGGTTCTCGATGCGGTTGAGGATTTCTTTTCGAACCGCCTCACGGACGGAATCACTGCTACGGAAGCTGACGCGATCGATCAGCCGGTCTTCGCCGAATGCTCCTGGTGA
- a CDS encoding ArnT family glycosyltransferase, which produces MRLPSLPFNRHYRTLAVTVLLLVFTLQLVHVARVYSANWDEAHHLYDGYNIWTKHDYRLNAEVPPLVKLTAALPLLRMHLQVPPDLGKSQGLEAFLDGRLFVFGNGGDRVLFPARMACMLFALLLAVLLYMATQEMFGGIAALAALSLFTFDPLVLAHGALVSTDVGSACFIFGSVYAFYRYSQVPKLPRLLVVGLATGLAMTAKFTGIFVFPMLVLLAGVEALLARSWTVLGKRLMACAAILLCAWVVTWAFYGFRYAPAPGGKELSPSLGPYVASMPNKTNAAELSAVSKFHLLPEGYIWGLANTKKTEWEYTSYFFGRMYRHGPWQYFPVAFLIKSTLPLLFSLALFPFFWLRRQDRHARELCFLLIPVVFYFALVTTSHMDIGARHLMPIFPFLYALAGVTIAHAIVRSRGWAAVAAALLLWQVLTSARSAPAYMAYGNEAWGGPSQVHRYLSDANVDWGQQLKAVKQYLDQNHIQDCWFAYFPDGAVEPSDYGVNCKRLPTGSSLWWFRLPMDVPPVIDGTILISDSDLEGVESGDGPLNWFNPFVGLKPAAVIQDGVYVYHGRFAVPLMAALVDVRKTGDLLKAGQADAALATAQEAVKLAPDSAITQLNLADTLILKQQWGEAFDHYQRAGELARTIRPELEDEDMIPRSEKGMELAESHLHQP; this is translated from the coding sequence TTGAGATTGCCCTCACTTCCATTCAACCGCCATTATCGGACCCTCGCGGTGACGGTGCTCCTTCTCGTCTTCACACTGCAACTTGTGCACGTGGCGCGGGTGTACTCGGCGAACTGGGACGAGGCGCATCACCTGTACGACGGCTACAACATCTGGACGAAGCATGATTACCGGTTGAATGCCGAAGTGCCGCCGCTGGTGAAGCTTACGGCTGCACTCCCGCTGCTGCGAATGCATCTTCAGGTTCCGCCTGACCTAGGAAAGTCTCAAGGGCTTGAAGCCTTCCTAGACGGCCGGTTGTTTGTCTTCGGAAATGGCGGAGACCGCGTTCTCTTTCCAGCGCGTATGGCATGCATGTTGTTTGCACTGCTGCTGGCCGTGCTGCTTTACATGGCAACCCAAGAAATGTTCGGCGGTATCGCCGCACTGGCCGCTCTGTCACTGTTCACCTTTGACCCGCTCGTGCTCGCGCATGGCGCCTTGGTGTCGACTGATGTTGGCAGTGCCTGCTTCATCTTCGGATCTGTATACGCCTTCTACCGCTATTCCCAGGTTCCGAAACTTCCGCGTCTTCTTGTTGTTGGTCTGGCGACGGGACTCGCGATGACCGCAAAATTTACAGGGATCTTCGTCTTCCCGATGCTCGTGCTCCTCGCCGGAGTCGAAGCGCTGCTCGCACGAAGCTGGACGGTGCTGGGAAAGCGCCTGATGGCGTGCGCGGCGATTCTGCTCTGCGCTTGGGTGGTGACCTGGGCATTCTACGGGTTTCGCTACGCACCGGCTCCGGGTGGCAAAGAGCTTTCGCCGAGTCTCGGGCCCTATGTTGCCTCTATGCCGAATAAGACCAATGCTGCGGAGCTATCGGCGGTTTCTAAGTTTCACCTGCTGCCCGAGGGATATATCTGGGGACTGGCCAATACCAAGAAGACAGAGTGGGAGTACACCAGCTACTTCTTCGGAAGAATGTACCGTCATGGACCATGGCAGTACTTTCCCGTTGCGTTTCTCATCAAATCCACGCTCCCGTTGTTGTTTTCACTGGCGTTGTTTCCGTTCTTCTGGCTTCGGCGTCAGGATCGGCATGCGCGCGAGCTGTGCTTTCTGCTGATTCCCGTCGTGTTTTATTTCGCGCTGGTGACCACGTCGCATATGGATATTGGCGCACGGCACCTGATGCCGATCTTCCCGTTTCTCTATGCTCTCGCGGGCGTCACGATCGCGCACGCGATCGTTCGTAGCCGGGGCTGGGCTGCGGTCGCAGCGGCGCTGCTGCTGTGGCAGGTTCTTACTTCGGCCCGCTCCGCTCCCGCGTACATGGCCTACGGGAATGAGGCGTGGGGTGGACCCTCGCAGGTTCATCGCTACCTCAGCGATGCGAACGTCGATTGGGGGCAGCAGCTGAAGGCGGTGAAACAGTACCTGGATCAAAATCACATTCAGGACTGTTGGTTTGCCTATTTCCCGGACGGAGCGGTTGAGCCTTCCGACTACGGCGTCAATTGCAAGCGACTGCCGACCGGAAGTTCGCTCTGGTGGTTCAGATTGCCAATGGACGTTCCCCCGGTGATCGACGGGACGATTCTGATCAGCGACAGTGATCTGGAGGGCGTCGAGTCGGGAGACGGACCGTTAAACTGGTTCAATCCATTTGTCGGATTGAAGCCGGCAGCGGTAATTCAGGATGGAGTCTATGTCTATCACGGACGGTTTGCCGTGCCATTAATGGCAGCCCTGGTGGACGTGCGAAAGACAGGCGACCTCCTCAAAGCCGGCCAGGCGGACGCGGCTCTCGCTACCGCGCAGGAGGCCGTCAAGCTCGCACCGGACTCCGCCATCACGCAACTCAACCTGGCTGACACGCTCATCTTGAAGCAGCAATGGGGCGAGGCATTCGACCACTATCAACGCGCGGGGGAGTTAGCGCGAACCATCCGGCCCGAGCTTGAGGACGAAGACATGATTCCAAGAAGCGAAAAAGGAATGGAGTTGGCCGAAAGCCATCTTCATCAACCGTGA
- a CDS encoding YqcI/YcgG family protein → MICAFSREWTGRVLDQGRLGVQVENSWKLEAYEQYKARLRNPEYPCFFGQSAEARGEMIYTFVAQDGLNQFVTNMRQFVSLIGAPPHERSSLAAFFEPDPSMTDHHAFVARFWQTLQFLHEHDQAPAIDRTPDEPLWEFAFEGCEMFVVGASPTYRRRRSRNLGPGAVLIFQPRVLFIDPATSQPIAASVRQRIHKRMLAYDEMAVHPDIGFYGNLTNREWKQYALPDDNEAETGTCPFHTRSASPTHHTLSA, encoded by the coding sequence ATGATCTGCGCTTTTTCACGAGAATGGACAGGCCGTGTTCTTGATCAAGGCAGGCTGGGAGTCCAAGTCGAAAATAGCTGGAAGCTGGAGGCGTATGAACAATACAAAGCCAGGCTTCGCAACCCCGAGTATCCCTGTTTCTTCGGCCAGAGTGCCGAGGCCCGCGGAGAGATGATTTACACGTTCGTCGCGCAGGATGGCCTAAATCAGTTTGTGACCAACATGCGGCAATTTGTCAGCCTCATTGGCGCTCCTCCTCATGAACGCTCGAGCCTGGCCGCGTTCTTCGAGCCCGATCCATCGATGACTGACCACCATGCCTTCGTGGCGCGCTTCTGGCAGACACTGCAGTTCCTTCACGAGCACGATCAAGCTCCGGCCATAGACAGGACGCCCGACGAGCCGCTCTGGGAGTTCGCGTTTGAGGGTTGCGAGATGTTTGTGGTGGGAGCATCCCCCACCTACCGGCGCCGGCGTAGCAGAAATCTCGGTCCAGGCGCGGTGCTTATCTTCCAGCCGAGAGTCCTGTTCATTGACCCGGCAACATCGCAACCAATCGCCGCCTCGGTCCGGCAGCGCATACACAAGCGCATGTTGGCTTATGACGAAATGGCGGTACATCCTGACATTGGGTTTTACGGGAACCTCACGAATCGTGAATGGAAGCAGTATGCGCTTCCTGACGACAATGAAGCGGAGACCGGTACGTGCCCGTTCCACACGCGTAGCGCATCTCCGACACATCACACACTTTCAGCATGA
- a CDS encoding sterol desaturase family protein produces the protein MGTHTSPAYSMSVDGILNFIQSLLEKLGMQHYEHAISLWLFFAACGVAELCISFSICTPLERYRPLTSWSKRNCIAADVIYAFFVRIVLYPLIAFFEYDWLHRQLNGFLQAHAITPPSLSRLLPFLVSWPAIVFIANFTLLDLADYWRHRLSHRYGWWYGIHSLHHAEDQMTFWSDDRSHILEDAITYVWLILVGLTIGVPSLQFPFLILCFRLLGSISHANTRVGYGWLGGHIFVSPQFHRTHHALRAAGRRSCNFGTTLSLWDISFGTARFRDNTVETGDAGAEPALVSGSWGEQQLAGFRRMIRLARRGKKTPSMRAA, from the coding sequence GTGGGCACCCACACCAGTCCGGCGTACTCAATGAGCGTTGACGGCATTCTCAATTTCATTCAATCGTTGTTAGAAAAGCTGGGCATGCAGCATTATGAGCACGCTATTTCGCTTTGGCTGTTTTTTGCTGCCTGCGGAGTTGCGGAGCTGTGCATCAGCTTTTCAATCTGTACACCGCTCGAACGGTACCGGCCGCTCACGAGTTGGTCCAAACGCAACTGCATCGCGGCGGACGTGATCTATGCGTTCTTTGTCCGCATCGTGCTTTATCCGCTCATCGCGTTCTTTGAATACGATTGGCTGCACCGGCAGCTCAATGGATTTCTGCAGGCCCACGCGATCACCCCGCCGTCCCTTTCGCGACTGTTGCCTTTTCTCGTGTCGTGGCCCGCTATCGTCTTCATCGCGAACTTCACTCTTCTCGATCTAGCCGACTATTGGCGTCATCGTCTCTCTCACAGGTATGGGTGGTGGTATGGCATTCACTCCCTTCATCATGCCGAAGACCAGATGACCTTCTGGTCCGATGACCGCTCGCACATATTGGAAGACGCGATCACTTATGTGTGGCTGATCTTAGTGGGCCTGACTATCGGGGTGCCGTCGCTTCAGTTTCCCTTCCTCATTCTTTGCTTCCGGCTTCTCGGCAGCATCTCCCACGCAAACACCCGGGTTGGCTACGGATGGCTTGGGGGACACATCTTTGTCTCCCCGCAATTTCATCGCACGCACCACGCGCTGCGTGCCGCTGGGAGGCGCAGCTGCAACTTCGGAACTACCTTGTCCTTGTGGGACATTTCTTTTGGGACTGCCAGATTTCGCGACAACACCGTCGAGACTGGCGATGCCGGAGCCGAACCTGCTCTAGTCAGCGGCTCATGGGGAGAACAGCAGCTTGCAGGCTTTCGCCGCATGATCCGCTTAGCCAGGCGAGGAAAGAAGACGCCGTCCATGAGGGCTGCATGA
- a CDS encoding LytR/AlgR family response regulator transcription factor produces MKLKTIIADDEPLARERLRFLLSGDDEICVIGECRNGRETVASLKERRIDVLFLDIQMPGRGGFEVLEQVGPAYMPVTVFVTAHNQYAVKAFEVHALDYLTKPVERERLQATLARVKERIASSAALSNQEQLKSVLENLGNGARNEYPRRLLIPGGRRDCFVNVDEIEWIEAADYYCCLHVGAKSLMLRETIKQLAETLDPEKFVRIHRSVIVNVEKVQEIFREGRSEGSVSLANGQRLKMSKAGWQQLLAVTRSWSP; encoded by the coding sequence ATGAAGCTGAAGACGATCATTGCCGACGATGAACCGCTGGCGCGCGAACGCCTCAGGTTTCTGTTGTCGGGCGACGATGAGATTTGTGTCATCGGAGAATGTCGCAATGGAAGAGAGACGGTAGCGAGCCTCAAAGAGAGACGAATCGACGTGCTCTTTCTCGACATTCAGATGCCGGGAAGGGGAGGGTTTGAGGTCCTCGAGCAGGTCGGTCCGGCGTATATGCCGGTAACGGTTTTCGTGACGGCGCACAATCAATATGCGGTGAAGGCGTTCGAGGTCCACGCGCTGGACTACTTGACCAAGCCGGTCGAACGGGAGCGCCTGCAGGCGACCCTGGCCCGGGTAAAGGAACGGATTGCGTCGAGCGCCGCGTTGTCGAATCAGGAGCAGCTCAAGTCCGTACTGGAAAATCTGGGGAACGGCGCGAGGAACGAATATCCAAGACGTCTGCTCATTCCCGGCGGCAGGAGGGACTGCTTCGTCAATGTCGATGAGATCGAGTGGATCGAGGCCGCAGACTATTACTGCTGCCTGCACGTCGGTGCGAAGAGCCTCATGCTGCGCGAGACGATCAAACAACTTGCAGAGACTCTCGACCCGGAGAAGTTCGTCCGCATTCATCGCTCTGTCATTGTGAATGTGGAGAAGGTGCAAGAGATCTTTCGCGAGGGGCGCAGCGAAGGCTCGGTGAGTCTGGCCAACGGGCAGCGGTTAAAGATGAGCAAGGCCGGGTGGCAACAGTTGCTTGCGGTCACCAGGAGTTGGTCCCCTTGA
- a CDS encoding sensor histidine kinase translates to MNALTAAHELPQASSSKQANAPQAGRAESVWKRPGGLQAGLRLNGHAVIFSVATALALATAAECQSVTHRPSLIYGAVLWLWWACIASAMWKLSQHLAFASSFSFKAISIHLLVGSALGVVHLLLLGSLGFIDPGWQSSPLAIWTSMLNVNRFGMEVLLYGFLFGMIGTIQFQIRAQKDALAAAELQKQLSTAHLRALQMQMEPHFLFNTLNAITTLVEFGRQREAASMLSHLNAILRSTLQRTTPEKVPLSQELEIMENYLAIEQVRFADRLRVEIKVEPGALDGLVPCFLLQPIVENAIRHGIANCESEGLVEASARREGSTLLLRVRDSGSGSGGGAALQNGHGIGLKNTRERLAHFYLDGYSMKAQPVESGGFEVAIAIPYERG, encoded by the coding sequence ATGAATGCACTCACGGCTGCACACGAGTTACCCCAGGCTTCATCCAGCAAGCAGGCGAACGCACCGCAGGCCGGCCGCGCCGAATCTGTCTGGAAACGTCCCGGTGGCCTGCAGGCAGGGCTGCGACTGAACGGCCATGCCGTGATCTTTTCTGTCGCGACTGCTCTCGCTCTTGCGACTGCCGCTGAATGCCAGTCAGTGACTCATCGTCCATCCCTCATATACGGAGCGGTGCTTTGGCTGTGGTGGGCGTGCATTGCCAGCGCGATGTGGAAGCTGAGCCAGCACCTGGCCTTTGCCTCCAGCTTTTCTTTCAAAGCGATTTCGATTCATCTGCTGGTGGGGTCAGCGCTTGGCGTCGTCCATCTGCTGCTGCTGGGCAGCCTTGGGTTCATCGATCCAGGCTGGCAGTCTTCTCCGTTGGCGATTTGGACGAGCATGCTGAACGTCAATCGCTTCGGCATGGAAGTGCTGCTCTATGGATTTCTCTTCGGAATGATTGGGACCATCCAGTTCCAGATTCGTGCGCAGAAGGATGCCTTGGCCGCCGCGGAACTGCAGAAGCAGCTCTCCACGGCACACCTGCGGGCATTGCAGATGCAGATGGAACCCCACTTTCTCTTCAACACCCTGAATGCCATCACTACCCTGGTTGAGTTTGGGCGGCAGAGGGAAGCAGCTTCGATGCTTTCTCACCTCAACGCGATTTTGCGGAGCACCCTGCAGAGAACTACTCCGGAGAAGGTGCCGCTCTCGCAAGAGTTGGAGATCATGGAAAATTACCTCGCGATCGAGCAGGTTCGTTTTGCCGATCGGCTGCGTGTCGAGATCAAAGTAGAGCCGGGCGCCCTCGATGGGCTGGTCCCTTGTTTCCTGCTTCAACCTATCGTAGAGAATGCGATTCGGCATGGAATCGCGAATTGCGAGAGCGAAGGTCTGGTCGAGGCTTCGGCGCGGCGCGAGGGGTCTACGTTGCTCCTGCGTGTGCGCGATTCGGGGAGTGGCTCAGGCGGAGGCGCTGCGCTGCAGAATGGCCATGGCATCGGACTAAAAAACACGCGCGAGCGGCTCGCGCATTTCTACCTGGACGGCTATTCGATGAAAGCGCAGCCGGTGGAATCGGGCGGCTTTGAAGTCGCGATCGCCATCCCCTATGAACGCGGCTGA